A window of the Mucilaginibacter sp. cycad4 genome harbors these coding sequences:
- the ftsZ gene encoding cell division protein FtsZ: MHFEMLKEKSSIIKVIGVGGGGGNAVNHMYRQGITGVDFIICNTDAQALELSPIPNKVQLGASLTEGMGAGSIPEVGKNSAIENIDDIKQMLGVNTKMLFITAGMGGGTGTGASPIIAKAAREMDILTVGIITTPFSFEGKRRKMQADAGLEELRKYVDSFLVISNDRLRQIFGNLTMSSAFAQADNILTTAAKGIAEIITLPGYINVDFKDVRTVMKDSGVSIMGSFTADGENRALKAVEGALASPLLKDNEIEGARYILLNISSGLKEVTMDEISVITDYIQEEAGLAADLIWGNCIDENLGEQLSVTIIATGFQTKDEREKENSNKKIVSMLVPEEPQQARPVNEFIKPVKVDAPAEPYAKAPKEDAKQAGLFDMFAGSRQEEPAIVRHSLMHEEEPEADNEPDTAGFTFKMSEPVSYEQPVREQPRMPEPEPEPAPIPQAVVGADDNKTNESIEEQLKKSRERIMRLKDLSMKLRTGNIQELENVPAYKRKEIALQDTPASDESQISRFSLMQDSEGNVEIRNNNSYLHGNAD; the protein is encoded by the coding sequence ATGCATTTTGAAATGTTAAAAGAAAAATCGTCGATCATCAAGGTAATTGGTGTTGGCGGTGGTGGTGGTAACGCGGTAAACCATATGTACAGGCAAGGAATTACCGGTGTTGATTTTATAATCTGCAACACGGATGCCCAGGCATTGGAGCTGAGCCCTATACCTAACAAGGTGCAGTTGGGTGCCAGCTTAACCGAGGGCATGGGTGCAGGCTCAATACCCGAAGTTGGCAAAAATTCGGCTATTGAAAATATCGACGATATTAAACAGATGTTGGGCGTTAATACCAAAATGCTGTTTATTACAGCTGGTATGGGCGGCGGCACGGGTACAGGCGCAAGCCCTATCATTGCCAAAGCAGCGCGCGAAATGGATATATTAACGGTGGGCATCATTACAACGCCTTTTTCTTTTGAAGGCAAACGCCGTAAAATGCAGGCTGATGCCGGTTTGGAAGAACTGCGCAAATATGTCGATTCATTCCTGGTGATCTCGAACGACAGGCTGCGCCAGATTTTTGGTAACCTGACCATGAGCTCGGCATTTGCACAGGCTGATAATATATTGACCACGGCTGCGAAAGGTATTGCCGAGATCATTACTTTACCGGGCTATATCAACGTCGACTTTAAAGATGTGCGCACGGTGATGAAGGATAGCGGTGTATCTATCATGGGCAGCTTTACTGCCGATGGCGAAAACCGTGCCTTGAAAGCCGTTGAGGGCGCATTGGCATCGCCATTATTGAAAGATAATGAAATTGAAGGTGCAAGGTATATTTTGCTTAACATCAGCTCGGGCCTTAAAGAGGTTACCATGGATGAGATCAGCGTAATTACTGATTACATCCAGGAAGAAGCCGGCTTAGCTGCCGACCTGATCTGGGGTAACTGTATCGACGAAAACCTGGGTGAGCAATTATCAGTAACTATAATTGCTACCGGTTTCCAAACTAAGGATGAACGCGAAAAGGAAAACAGCAACAAAAAAATAGTTTCGATGCTGGTTCCCGAAGAACCTCAGCAGGCGAGGCCGGTTAACGAATTTATTAAACCGGTTAAGGTTGATGCTCCGGCCGAGCCTTATGCTAAAGCTCCTAAAGAAGATGCTAAACAAGCTGGGTTGTTTGATATGTTTGCCGGCAGTCGCCAGGAAGAACCCGCTATAGTTAGGCATAGCCTGATGCACGAGGAGGAGCCTGAAGCCGATAATGAGCCGGATACTGCCGGGTTCACTTTTAAAATGAGCGAGCCGGTTAGTTATGAGCAGCCTGTAAGGGAGCAGCCACGTATGCCGGAGCCGGAACCAGAGCCCGCCCCTATACCGCAAGCAGTTGTTGGTGCTGATGATAACAAAACCAACGAATCAATTGAAGAGCAGCTGAAAAAATCGCGCGAGCGGATCATGAGGCTAAAAGACCTGAGTATGAAACTACGTACCGGCAATATCCAGGAGTTAGAGAATGTACCTGCCTACAAGCGCAAAGAAATAGCGTTGCAGGATACCCCGGCATCTGACGAAAGCCAGATCTCCCGTTTTTCCCTGATGCAGGATAGTGAAGGCAACGTAGAGATCAGGAATAATAACTCTTATTTGCACGGTAACGCTGATTGA